The following are encoded in a window of Bradyrhizobium guangdongense genomic DNA:
- a CDS encoding alpha-D-ribose 1-methylphosphonate 5-phosphate C-P-lyase PhnJ encodes MNAPAYNFAYLDEQTKRMIRRAILKAIAIPGYQVPFASREMPMPYGWGTGGVQVTAAILGPEDVLKVIDQGSDDTTNAISIRKFFAKTAGVATTTSTDEATVIQTRHRIPETSLHANQVLVYQVPIPEPLRFLEPRETETRRMHALAEYGLMHVKLYEDIARFGHIATAYAYPVKVNARYVMDPSPTPKFDNPKMDNCPALQLFGAGREKRIYAIPPYTQVMSLDFEDHPFEPYRFNAPCALCGAENSYLDEIVTDDSGSRMFVCSDTDYCEGRQAAGHRGALSAAPYKDQPQGEAQGKENG; translated from the coding sequence ATGAACGCGCCCGCCTACAATTTCGCCTATCTCGACGAGCAGACAAAGCGGATGATCCGCCGCGCGATCCTGAAGGCGATCGCGATCCCCGGCTATCAGGTGCCGTTCGCCAGCCGCGAAATGCCGATGCCCTATGGCTGGGGCACTGGTGGCGTGCAGGTGACGGCCGCAATCCTGGGGCCCGAGGATGTGTTGAAGGTGATCGACCAGGGTTCTGACGACACCACCAATGCGATCTCGATCCGTAAATTCTTCGCCAAGACCGCGGGCGTCGCGACGACGACCTCGACCGATGAGGCGACGGTGATCCAGACGCGCCACCGCATCCCCGAGACCTCGCTTCATGCGAACCAGGTGCTGGTCTATCAGGTGCCGATTCCGGAACCGCTGCGCTTCCTCGAGCCGCGCGAAACCGAGACGCGGCGCATGCATGCGCTCGCCGAATACGGCCTGATGCATGTGAAACTTTACGAGGACATCGCCCGCTTCGGTCACATCGCGACCGCATACGCCTATCCCGTGAAGGTGAACGCGCGCTACGTGATGGACCCGTCGCCGACGCCGAAATTCGACAATCCCAAGATGGACAATTGCCCGGCGTTGCAATTGTTCGGCGCCGGCCGCGAGAAGCGCATCTATGCGATCCCGCCGTATACCCAGGTGATGTCGCTCGATTTCGAGGATCACCCGTTCGAGCCCTACCGCTTCAATGCGCCCTGCGCGCTGTGCGGGGCCGAAAACTCCTATCTCGATGAGATCGTCACTGATGACAGCGGCAGCCGCATGTTCGTCTGCTCGGATACCGACTATTGCGAGGGCCGCCAGGCCGCCGGCCATCGTGGTGCCTTGAGTGCTGCGCCATACAAGGACCAGCCGCAGGGAGAAGCACAAGGGAAAGAAAATGGCTGA
- the phnK gene encoding phosphonate C-P lyase system protein PhnK — translation MADLLETDQPLLIADGLSKSYGRIAACRDVSFSLYPGEVLAIVGESGSGKSTLLQLLSGQLAASGGQVSYRMRDGITRDLASLGEAERRLLFRTDWGFVHQDPAQGLRMAVSAGANVGERLMAVGWNHYGRIRESASDWLTRVEIDVARIDDAPRTYSGGMRQRLQIARNLVTGPRLVFMDEPTGGLDVSVQARLLDLLRNLVAELHLAVVIVTHDLAVARLLSHRVMVMKGGRVIETGLTDQVLDDPREPYTQLLVSSILPP, via the coding sequence ATGGCTGATCTTCTGGAAACCGATCAGCCGCTGCTCATCGCTGATGGCTTGAGCAAGTCCTACGGCCGTATCGCCGCATGCCGCGATGTGTCCTTCTCGCTTTATCCCGGCGAGGTGCTGGCGATCGTCGGCGAATCCGGCTCCGGCAAGTCGACGTTGCTGCAATTGCTGTCGGGCCAGCTCGCGGCCAGCGGCGGACAGGTATCTTATCGCATGCGCGATGGTATCACCCGCGATCTCGCCTCGCTCGGCGAGGCCGAGCGGCGCCTGCTGTTTCGCACCGATTGGGGATTCGTGCACCAGGATCCGGCGCAGGGCCTGCGCATGGCCGTTTCCGCCGGCGCCAATGTCGGCGAGCGGCTGATGGCGGTGGGCTGGAATCATTACGGCCGCATCCGCGAATCCGCCTCCGACTGGCTCACGCGGGTCGAGATCGACGTCGCGCGCATCGACGATGCGCCGCGCACCTATTCGGGCGGCATGCGCCAGCGCCTGCAGATCGCGCGCAACCTCGTCACCGGCCCGCGGCTGGTGTTCATGGACGAGCCGACCGGCGGCCTCGACGTCTCGGTGCAGGCCCGTCTGCTCGATCTCCTGCGCAATCTCGTCGCCGAATTGCATCTCGCCGTCGTCATCGTCACCCATGATCTCGCGGTCGCGCGGCTGCTGTCCCATCGCGTGATGGTGATGAAGGGCGGCCGCGTCATCGAAACGGGCCTCACCGACCAGGTGCTGGACGATCCGCGCGAGCCCTACACCCAGCTCCTCGTCTCCTCGATACTGCCGCCATGA